In Amphiura filiformis chromosome 1, Afil_fr2py, whole genome shotgun sequence, the following are encoded in one genomic region:
- the LOC140162900 gene encoding spindle assembly abnormal protein 6 homolog yields MDKLESVKAKLEESKQLLKTNENVINWLNKQVNEAHFHRRPVGMFDGAPSGGPQVAYKHATAPSVTSSSSIPVSRPWSTSVMTYSSTIPPIPEEISPTPRSTITRPAAVLSRSSEPALDMKYLQQKHQQVGFHQPGVPQMSSGPKPGPPHPSTSTPASNGAPSLMSAYFPQQLQTTT; encoded by the exons ATGGACAAACTTGAGAGTGTGAAGGCCAAATTGGAGGAAAGTAaacaattgctgaaaacaaatgAAAATG TAATCAACTGGTTAAACAAGCAAGTCAATGAAGCTCATTTTCATAGAAGACCTGTTGGAATGTTTGATGGAGCACCATCAGGAGGTCCACAAGTTGCTTATAAGCATGCTACTGCACCTTCA GTCACCAGTTCTTCCTCCATTCCAGTATCTCGGCCTTGGAGTACTTCTGTGATGACCTACAGCTCAACAATACCGCCCATTCCTGAGGAGATATCGCCCACCCCTAGGTCAACCATCACAAGACCAGCAGCTGTCTTATCAAGATCAAG TGAGCCAGCATTAGACATGAAATACCTCCAGCAGAAACATCAACAAGTTGGGTTTCATCAACCTGGAGTTCCTCAGATGTCATCAGGGCCTAAACCAGGGCCTCCTCATCCTAGTACCAGCACACCAGCATCTAATGGTGCTCCATCACTCATGAGTGCATACTTCCCACAACAATTACAGACAACTACGTAA